One genomic window of Microbacterium sp. BH-3-3-3 includes the following:
- the rplJ gene encoding 50S ribosomal protein L10, producing the protein MAQKDASVAELTKHFENSTAVLLTEYRGLTVAQLKQLRNDIRQDADYAVVKNTLTKIAAANAGVTGLDDELKGPSAIAFVHGDPVAVAKGLRAFAKANPQLVVKGGYFDGAALTADEVNKLADLESREVLLAKLAGAMKATMTKAAYVFQALPSKAVRTVDALREKQDTAA; encoded by the coding sequence ATGGCGCAGAAGGATGCATCGGTCGCCGAGCTCACGAAGCATTTCGAGAACTCGACCGCCGTTCTGCTGACCGAGTACCGCGGTCTGACGGTTGCCCAGCTCAAGCAGCTGCGCAACGACATCCGTCAGGACGCGGATTACGCCGTGGTGAAGAACACGCTGACCAAGATCGCCGCGGCAAACGCGGGGGTCACGGGACTGGATGACGAGCTCAAGGGCCCGTCTGCCATCGCGTTCGTGCACGGCGACCCCGTCGCCGTCGCGAAGGGCCTGCGTGCCTTCGCCAAGGCTAACCCTCAGCTCGTGGTGAAGGGCGGCTACTTCGATGGCGCCGCTCTGACCGCGGATGAGGTCAACAAGCTCGCCGATCTCGAAAGCCGTGAAGTCCTGCTGGCGAAGCTCGCCGGTGCGATGAAGGCAACGATGACCAAGGCGGCATACGTCTTCCAGGCGCTTCCGTCGAAGGCCGTTCGCACGGTCGACGCGCTGCGCGAGAAGCAGGACACCGCGGCCTGA
- the rplL gene encoding 50S ribosomal protein L7/L12 encodes MAKLSTEELLAAFKELTLIELSEFVKAFEETFDVTAAAPVAAAGPAAGGAAPAEEVEEKDSFDVVLEAAGDKKIQVIKVVRELTSLGLGEAKAVVDGAPKAVLEGANKETAEKAKEALEAAGASVTLK; translated from the coding sequence ATGGCTAAGCTCAGCACCGAAGAGCTTCTCGCGGCGTTCAAGGAGCTCACGCTCATCGAGCTGTCCGAGTTCGTCAAGGCGTTCGAGGAGACCTTCGACGTCACCGCTGCCGCCCCCGTCGCGGCTGCCGGCCCCGCCGCCGGTGGCGCTGCCCCCGCCGAAGAGGTCGAGGAGAAGGACTCGTTCGACGTCGTTCTCGAGGCCGCCGGCGACAAGAAGATCCAGGTCATCAAGGTCGTCCGCGAGCTCACCTCGCTCGGCCTCGGCGAGGCCAAGGCCGTCGTCGACGGTGCTCCCAAGGCCGTGCTCGAGGGCGCGAACAAGGAGACCGCCGAGAAGGCCAAGGAGGCCCTCGAGGCTGCCGGCGCTTCGGTGACCCTCAAGTAA
- a CDS encoding ExeM/NucH family extracellular endonuclease has protein sequence MPSQRPSGRTATALSAAVAAALLGSALVAPAASAAPIDPAAPSLPVVETAAPDASDTAAPGDVVPQPDTAQTASPAPTPADPTTPETAAAEPPAAGVAAAAEVTAIRDIQGEGDTTPRDGQSVTTRGVVTAAYPTGGYDGFFLQTAGTGGDLGADHTASDAIFVYGSRAVAEVAVGDHVEVSGTASEYNGLTQIVSDSDLVTVLTDAAEPVTPATVAWPRTDEERERLEGMLLAPQGDFTVTNTYSTGQYAEVGLAAGTTPLLAPTEVARPGTAEFDDVVADNAARAVVLDDGASLNFQRSATDVPLPYLSLTDPVRVGAPASFTRPVVLDFRNDAWKFQPTGQLTVDNAADVQPATFENTRTARPADVGGTVQVASFNVLNYFTTTAEDVGCDSVYTDREGNPITANRCAEPGPRGAANDENLQRQQAKIVAALNALDAEVVSLEEIENSAALGKDRDEALSTLVGALNADLGEDAWAFVASPTALPASEDVIRTAFIYKRAAVVPVGDSVILDDPAFANARQPLAQAFAAAGDDDASFLAIVNHFKSKSDSDPAASGDNADGDQGAFNGDRVRQAQALVDFAAARTADTGVDEVFLLGDFNAYTQEDPMQVLRDAGYADLGSTTGKYTYSFSGQSGSLDHVLASPAAQELVTGTDVWNINAGEALALEYSRYNANVRNFYDASPYRSSDHDPVVVGLDLSGTTELNLLNINDFHGRIDTNTVKFAGTIEQLRAEKGEQRSLFLSNGDNIGASLFASANADDAPTIDVLNALGLAASAVGNHEFDKGIDDLTGRVTERSAFPYLGANVYRDGRPLLPGYEIVEVNGLRVGVVGAVTEETASLVSPGGIEGLEFREPVAEVNRVVAEIRDQVDVLVAEFHEGAAQGDAAGTTLDDAIAAGGAFARIVTETDADVDAIFTGHTHEEYAWEAPVPGGDGTRPVLQTGNYGENIGQVVLTIDRESGDVVDHEARNVPRLAAEVVEDDPEQTAENSAALDADLIATYPRVAEVDDIVDRALAEADLVGSRPVGSVTADITTAFLGGAYVDGVYTGGQRDDRSQQSALGNLVADALLDTLDDPARGGADITVVNPGGLRAELLRGDDGVITFAEANAVLPFVNNLGTTTLTGDQLRRLLEQQWGDEAGRAATLALSVSENLRYTYDATRAPGQRISGLWVDDVAVDPAASYRVGSFSFLLQGGDAFTVFDEGTEPRDSGLIDRDGWISYLSAHPGLAPDFGARAVEVTGAPTEVVRGAETSFTVSGLDLTSLGSPAATEATVMVGAGEAQTVPVRDGVAQVTLTVPVDAPAEVGIRLVTASGSTATVPVRVVDGADDAPSGPGDSGGGEAGPGAPGSLPRTGADTAWMGGGVLAALALLGVGVVLRRRGVRRAD, from the coding sequence ATGCCTTCTCAGCGTCCCTCGGGCCGCACCGCGACCGCGCTGAGCGCGGCGGTGGCCGCCGCCCTCCTGGGTTCCGCCCTGGTCGCCCCGGCTGCTTCGGCGGCCCCGATCGACCCCGCGGCGCCCTCGCTGCCGGTCGTCGAGACGGCTGCCCCCGACGCGTCGGACACCGCCGCCCCCGGCGACGTCGTGCCGCAGCCGGACACCGCGCAGACCGCCTCACCCGCCCCCACGCCGGCGGATCCGACGACGCCGGAGACGGCGGCTGCCGAGCCTCCCGCCGCCGGAGTGGCCGCGGCGGCGGAGGTCACCGCCATCCGCGACATCCAGGGCGAGGGCGACACCACCCCGCGGGACGGGCAGTCCGTCACCACGCGCGGCGTCGTGACCGCCGCGTACCCGACCGGCGGATACGACGGGTTCTTCCTGCAGACCGCGGGCACCGGCGGCGACCTGGGCGCCGATCACACGGCATCCGACGCGATCTTCGTCTACGGCTCCCGCGCGGTGGCCGAGGTCGCGGTCGGCGACCACGTCGAGGTCAGCGGAACCGCGAGCGAGTACAACGGCCTCACCCAGATCGTCTCGGACTCCGACCTCGTCACGGTACTGACCGACGCGGCCGAGCCCGTCACCCCGGCGACCGTCGCGTGGCCGCGGACCGACGAGGAGCGCGAGCGCCTCGAGGGGATGCTGCTGGCACCACAGGGCGACTTCACCGTCACCAACACCTACAGCACGGGCCAGTACGCCGAAGTGGGCCTGGCCGCGGGCACCACTCCGCTCCTCGCCCCCACCGAGGTCGCGCGCCCGGGCACCGCCGAGTTCGACGACGTCGTGGCCGACAACGCCGCCCGCGCCGTGGTCCTCGACGACGGAGCGTCGCTGAACTTCCAGCGCTCGGCCACCGATGTGCCGCTGCCGTACCTGTCGCTCACCGACCCGGTGCGCGTCGGCGCTCCGGCGTCGTTCACCCGGCCGGTCGTGCTCGACTTCCGTAACGACGCGTGGAAGTTCCAGCCCACCGGGCAGCTCACGGTCGACAACGCCGCCGACGTGCAGCCGGCGACCTTCGAGAACACGCGCACCGCACGGCCCGCCGACGTCGGCGGCACCGTACAGGTGGCCAGCTTCAACGTTCTGAACTACTTCACCACCACCGCCGAGGACGTCGGCTGCGATTCGGTCTACACCGACCGCGAGGGCAACCCGATCACGGCCAACCGCTGCGCCGAGCCGGGCCCGCGCGGAGCAGCCAACGACGAGAACCTCCAGCGCCAGCAGGCGAAGATCGTCGCCGCTCTGAACGCCCTCGACGCGGAGGTGGTCTCGCTCGAAGAGATCGAGAACTCCGCCGCTCTCGGGAAGGACCGTGACGAGGCGCTCTCGACCCTCGTCGGGGCGCTCAACGCCGACCTGGGCGAGGACGCCTGGGCGTTCGTCGCGTCGCCGACCGCGCTGCCGGCGTCGGAGGACGTCATCCGCACCGCCTTCATCTACAAGCGTGCGGCGGTCGTGCCGGTCGGCGACAGCGTCATCCTCGACGACCCCGCGTTCGCCAACGCGCGACAGCCGCTGGCCCAGGCCTTCGCGGCCGCCGGCGACGACGACGCGTCGTTCCTCGCGATCGTGAACCACTTCAAGTCGAAGAGCGACAGCGATCCCGCAGCCTCGGGCGACAACGCCGACGGCGACCAGGGCGCCTTCAACGGCGACCGCGTGCGTCAGGCGCAGGCGCTCGTCGACTTCGCCGCCGCGCGCACCGCGGACACCGGCGTCGACGAGGTGTTCCTGCTCGGCGACTTCAACGCGTACACGCAGGAGGACCCGATGCAGGTGCTCCGCGACGCGGGGTACGCCGATCTGGGGTCCACGACCGGCAAATACACGTACTCGTTCAGCGGTCAGTCCGGCTCGCTCGACCACGTGCTGGCGTCTCCGGCCGCGCAGGAGCTCGTCACGGGCACCGACGTCTGGAACATCAACGCCGGTGAGGCTCTCGCGCTGGAGTACAGCCGGTACAACGCCAATGTGCGCAACTTCTACGACGCGTCCCCCTACCGCTCCAGCGACCACGATCCCGTGGTCGTCGGGCTCGACCTGTCGGGGACGACCGAGCTGAACCTGCTCAACATCAACGACTTCCACGGGCGCATCGACACCAACACCGTGAAGTTCGCCGGCACGATCGAGCAGCTGCGGGCCGAGAAGGGCGAGCAGCGGTCGCTGTTCCTCTCCAACGGTGACAACATCGGCGCGTCGCTGTTCGCCTCGGCCAACGCCGACGACGCGCCCACGATCGACGTGCTCAACGCGCTCGGGCTCGCGGCATCCGCCGTCGGCAATCACGAGTTCGACAAGGGCATCGACGACCTGACCGGCCGGGTCACCGAGCGTTCCGCGTTCCCGTACCTGGGGGCGAACGTCTACCGGGACGGTCGACCGCTGCTGCCCGGCTACGAGATCGTCGAGGTGAACGGACTGCGCGTCGGCGTCGTCGGCGCGGTGACCGAGGAGACGGCGTCGCTCGTCAGCCCCGGAGGGATCGAGGGCCTGGAGTTCCGCGAGCCCGTGGCCGAGGTGAACCGCGTGGTCGCCGAGATCCGCGATCAGGTCGACGTGCTCGTCGCCGAGTTCCACGAGGGCGCGGCCCAGGGCGACGCGGCGGGGACCACCCTCGACGACGCGATCGCCGCGGGCGGGGCGTTCGCCCGCATCGTGACCGAGACCGATGCCGACGTGGATGCCATCTTCACCGGCCACACGCACGAGGAGTACGCGTGGGAGGCCCCGGTTCCCGGCGGTGACGGGACGCGTCCCGTGCTGCAGACCGGCAACTACGGCGAGAACATCGGCCAGGTCGTACTGACGATCGATCGCGAGAGCGGCGACGTCGTCGACCACGAGGCTCGCAACGTTCCGCGCCTGGCGGCCGAGGTCGTCGAGGACGACCCCGAGCAGACCGCCGAGAACAGCGCCGCCCTCGACGCCGACCTCATCGCGACGTACCCGCGGGTGGCCGAGGTGGACGACATCGTCGACCGTGCCCTGGCCGAGGCCGACCTCGTCGGTTCCCGCCCGGTGGGATCGGTCACGGCCGACATCACCACCGCCTTCCTCGGCGGGGCGTACGTCGACGGCGTGTACACGGGCGGCCAGCGCGACGACCGGTCGCAGCAGTCCGCGCTCGGCAATCTCGTCGCCGACGCGCTGCTCGACACGCTCGACGACCCCGCCCGCGGCGGGGCCGACATCACCGTGGTCAACCCGGGCGGCCTGCGCGCCGAACTGCTGCGCGGCGACGACGGCGTGATCACGTTCGCCGAGGCGAACGCGGTGCTGCCGTTCGTGAACAACCTGGGCACCACCACCCTCACCGGCGATCAGCTGCGCCGCCTGCTCGAGCAGCAGTGGGGCGACGAAGCGGGCCGTGCCGCGACGCTGGCGCTGAGCGTGTCCGAGAACCTGCGCTACACCTACGACGCCACTCGGGCGCCGGGGCAGCGCATCTCGGGCCTCTGGGTCGACGATGTCGCGGTGGATCCCGCGGCGTCGTATCGCGTCGGCTCGTTCAGCTTCCTGCTGCAGGGCGGTGACGCGTTCACCGTGTTCGACGAGGGCACGGAGCCGCGCGACTCGGGTCTCATCGACCGCGACGGCTGGATCTCGTACCTGTCGGCCCATCCGGGCCTCGCGCCGGACTTCGGTGCCCGCGCGGTCGAGGTGACGGGTGCGCCGACCGAGGTCGTCCGCGGCGCCGAGACGTCGTTCACGGTCTCGGGGCTCGACCTGACCTCGCTCGGCAGCCCCGCCGCCACCGAGGCCACGGTGATGGTCGGTGCGGGAGAAGCCCAGACGGTGCCCGTCCGCGACGGCGTCGCCCAGGTCACCCTCACGGTGCCCGTGGACGCCCCCGCCGAGGTCGGCATCCGCCTCGTCACGGCCTCGGGCTCGACGGCCACGGTGCCCGTGCGGGTCGTGGACGGTGCCGATGACGCCCCCTCGGGTCCGGGGGACTCCGGCGGCGGCGAGGCCGGCCCGGGCGCTCCCGGATCGCTTCCGCGCACCGGTGCGGACACGGCGTGGATGGGCGGCGGCGTGCTGGCGGCCCTCGCGCTCCTGGGCGTCGGTGTGGTGCTGCGTCGTCGCGGAGTGCGCCGGGCGGACTGA
- a CDS encoding LacI family DNA-binding transcriptional regulator, with translation MSGIADVARLAGVSKSTASRALTGGGYVSDDTRRRVADAAESLGYVPSTSAVSLATGRTSTIALIVPKVNRWYFGAIVEGVERTLIPRGYDVTLYVAEPGSNDRESLYSTYLARKRFDGIIAVALEPDDADLERLANIGKPVVSIGNALAGVPTLGLDNIAITRIITQHLIALGHTDIAFVGSTPPSDAPAKDVDERSIGYRKAMNDHGLAVRIRNVPSTLTITDAYAAAASFLADAASRPTGVVAACDEVAIGVIIAARRMGISVPTQLSVVGIDGHDYAEMFALTTVEQFPLDQGVEATRMLLSMIEGTSEPPRRTEAATRLVVRSSTAPPRPA, from the coding sequence ATGAGCGGAATCGCCGATGTGGCACGCCTGGCCGGCGTGTCCAAGTCGACCGCCAGCCGAGCACTGACCGGCGGCGGCTACGTCTCCGACGACACGCGTCGGCGCGTCGCCGACGCCGCGGAGTCGCTCGGCTACGTCCCTTCCACGAGCGCCGTGAGTCTGGCGACCGGCCGCACGAGCACCATCGCCCTGATCGTGCCGAAGGTCAACCGCTGGTACTTCGGCGCGATCGTCGAGGGCGTCGAGCGCACCCTCATCCCCCGCGGGTACGACGTGACCCTGTACGTCGCCGAACCCGGATCGAACGACCGCGAGAGCCTGTACTCCACCTACCTCGCCCGAAAGCGCTTCGACGGCATCATCGCCGTCGCCCTCGAACCCGACGACGCCGATCTGGAACGCCTCGCGAACATCGGCAAACCCGTCGTGAGCATCGGCAACGCCCTCGCCGGGGTTCCCACCCTCGGCCTCGACAACATCGCCATCACGCGCATCATCACGCAGCACCTCATCGCCCTGGGACACACCGACATCGCGTTCGTCGGCAGCACGCCGCCCAGCGATGCCCCCGCGAAAGACGTCGACGAGCGTTCCATCGGCTACCGCAAGGCCATGAACGACCACGGACTCGCCGTCCGCATCCGCAACGTCCCGTCCACGCTGACCATCACCGATGCGTACGCGGCCGCCGCCTCGTTCCTCGCCGACGCCGCCTCCCGCCCCACGGGCGTCGTCGCCGCGTGCGACGAGGTCGCCATCGGCGTCATCATCGCCGCGCGTCGCATGGGCATCTCCGTTCCGACGCAGCTCAGCGTCGTCGGCATCGACGGCCACGACTACGCCGAGATGTTCGCCCTCACCACCGTCGAGCAGTTCCCACTCGACCAGGGCGTCGAGGCGACGCGCATGCTGCTGTCGATGATCGAGGGCACCAGCGAGCCCCCGCGACGCACCGAGGCGGCGACCCGCCTGGTGGTGCGATCCTCCACCGCTCCCCCGCGCCCCGCCTGA
- a CDS encoding ABC transporter substrate-binding protein, protein MGMSQRYRLLAPVGLLAVGAIALAGCAEGDSSGGGSGSGGETTVRISGGITGTEADALNQSFDQFTADTGIKVVYTGDKSFEGNVVTKVSGGDAPDIAIVPQPGLLKTLIGTGEVQKASDAVSSNVDEYWGEDWKSYGTEDGTFYAAPMLANLKGYVWYSPAKFKEWGVEVPKTFDELLTLTQTIQQKSGSAPWCAGFASDAASGWPGTDWIEDMVLRQSGPDVYDQWVANEVKFTDPQIKDAFDAVGSILLNPSYVNAGFGDVKSINSTAFADVAAKVADGSCAMTHQASFLSANFLTVTNAAGETPTIAPDGDVYAFLLPGVKEGELAVEGGGEFVAAFSDDESVQKVAEFMSTPEFADARVKLGGVISANKGADPSLASSEFLTEAMKTLQDPNTTLRFDASDLMPATVGSGSFWKGMVSWIDGTPTDEVLSNIQAGYDN, encoded by the coding sequence ATGGGTATGTCACAGCGGTATCGCCTGCTGGCGCCCGTCGGGCTGCTGGCGGTCGGTGCGATTGCTCTCGCGGGCTGCGCCGAAGGCGACAGCAGCGGCGGCGGGAGCGGATCCGGGGGCGAGACGACCGTCCGCATCTCCGGCGGCATCACCGGCACCGAGGCCGACGCGCTGAACCAGAGCTTCGACCAGTTCACCGCGGACACGGGCATCAAGGTCGTCTACACCGGCGACAAGAGCTTCGAAGGCAACGTCGTGACCAAGGTCTCGGGTGGCGACGCCCCCGACATCGCGATCGTTCCGCAGCCGGGTCTGCTCAAGACCCTGATCGGCACCGGCGAGGTCCAGAAGGCGTCCGACGCCGTCTCGAGCAACGTCGACGAGTACTGGGGCGAGGACTGGAAGTCCTACGGCACCGAGGACGGCACGTTCTACGCCGCTCCCATGCTCGCCAACCTCAAGGGCTACGTCTGGTACTCGCCGGCGAAGTTCAAGGAGTGGGGCGTCGAGGTTCCCAAGACGTTCGACGAGCTGCTCACGCTCACGCAGACCATCCAGCAGAAGTCGGGCTCCGCACCCTGGTGCGCGGGCTTCGCCTCGGACGCCGCATCGGGCTGGCCCGGAACGGACTGGATCGAGGACATGGTCCTGCGTCAGTCCGGCCCCGACGTGTACGACCAGTGGGTGGCGAACGAGGTCAAATTCACCGACCCGCAGATCAAGGACGCCTTCGACGCCGTCGGCTCGATCCTGCTCAACCCGTCGTACGTCAACGCCGGTTTCGGTGACGTCAAGAGCATCAACTCGACCGCGTTCGCCGACGTCGCCGCCAAGGTGGCCGACGGCAGCTGCGCGATGACCCACCAGGCGTCGTTCCTCTCGGCGAACTTCCTCACGGTCACGAACGCGGCGGGCGAGACCCCCACGATCGCCCCCGACGGCGACGTGTACGCGTTCCTGCTCCCGGGCGTGAAGGAAGGCGAGCTGGCGGTCGAGGGTGGCGGCGAGTTCGTCGCGGCCTTCTCCGACGACGAGAGCGTTCAGAAGGTCGCCGAGTTCATGTCGACCCCCGAGTTCGCCGATGCCCGCGTCAAGCTCGGCGGCGTCATCTCGGCCAACAAGGGCGCCGACCCGTCGCTCGCCTCCAGCGAGTTCCTCACCGAGGCGATGAAGACGCTGCAGGACCCGAACACCACGCTGCGTTTCGACGCGTCCGACCTCATGCCGGCCACCGTCGGTTCGGGTTCGTTCTGGAAGGGCATGGTCAGCTGGATCGACGGCACGCCCACCGACGAGGTGCTCAGCAACATCCAGGCCGGCTACGACAACTAG
- a CDS encoding carbohydrate ABC transporter permease — MVTRPAAETRPTTLGFSLNSFFTWLGGLNPLAQIPLVLLAFGVVVGLLLLLIEYAPRAGKGYFWLRLVACFAIPVIAFMLLRPYQNAVIYVLGIAVLLGAVLFYADYRSRQGAGYLFQLILFAAPASILLLLGLVYPAITTFFQSFFDKTGDNFVGFENYIWTFTNPEGFWSVINTLIWVLLAPTIATAIGLAYAVFIDRAAGEKYLKVLIFMPFAISFVGAGIIWKFVYDFRQDNQIGILNAIVTAFGGQPVSWLSAAPLINTLLLVVVFIWSQTGLAMVILSAAIKAVPTEQMEAAELDGASAWERFINVTVPGIRSSLIVVLTTIAIGALKIYDIVAVMTGGRNDSTVLAFEMVNQQQRFQSYGHSAALAVVLFLFVLPLIIFNVRQIRKQREVR, encoded by the coding sequence ATGGTGACGCGTCCCGCGGCAGAGACGCGACCCACCACCCTGGGCTTCTCGCTCAACAGCTTCTTCACCTGGCTGGGCGGACTCAACCCGCTCGCGCAGATCCCGCTCGTCCTCCTCGCCTTCGGCGTCGTCGTCGGACTGCTGCTGCTGCTCATCGAGTACGCGCCACGCGCGGGCAAGGGCTACTTCTGGCTCCGCCTGGTGGCGTGCTTCGCCATCCCGGTGATCGCCTTCATGCTGCTGCGTCCGTACCAGAACGCCGTGATCTACGTGCTCGGCATCGCGGTGCTGCTCGGCGCCGTGCTCTTCTACGCGGACTACCGGTCGCGTCAGGGGGCCGGGTACCTGTTCCAGCTCATCCTGTTCGCCGCCCCGGCGTCGATCCTGCTGCTGCTGGGGCTCGTCTACCCCGCTATCACCACGTTCTTCCAGTCGTTCTTCGACAAGACCGGTGACAACTTCGTCGGGTTCGAGAACTACATCTGGACCTTCACGAACCCCGAGGGCTTCTGGTCGGTCATCAACACCCTCATCTGGGTGCTGCTGGCGCCGACCATCGCGACGGCCATCGGCCTCGCATACGCGGTGTTCATCGACCGCGCGGCCGGTGAGAAGTACCTCAAGGTCCTCATCTTCATGCCGTTCGCCATCTCGTTCGTCGGTGCCGGCATCATCTGGAAGTTCGTCTACGACTTCCGCCAGGACAACCAGATCGGCATCTTGAACGCCATCGTCACGGCGTTCGGCGGTCAGCCGGTGTCGTGGCTGTCGGCGGCGCCGCTGATCAACACCCTGCTGCTGGTCGTGGTCTTCATCTGGAGCCAGACCGGCCTCGCCATGGTCATCCTCTCGGCGGCGATCAAGGCCGTTCCGACGGAGCAGATGGAAGCGGCAGAGCTCGACGGCGCGAGTGCCTGGGAGCGGTTCATCAACGTCACCGTCCCCGGCATCCGTTCGTCGCTGATCGTGGTGCTGACCACGATCGCCATCGGTGCGCTCAAGATCTACGACATCGTCGCGGTCATGACCGGTGGACGCAACGACTCGACCGTCCTCGCCTTCGAGATGGTCAACCAGCAGCAGCGGTTCCAGAGCTACGGCCACTCCGCGGCGCTGGCCGTGGTGCTGTTCCTCTTCGTGCTGCCGCTGATCATCTTCAACGTGCGCCAGATCCGGAAGCAGAGGGAAGTGCGATGA
- a CDS encoding carbohydrate ABC transporter permease gives MTIGVDVVEPIVDSRSARQVERDTRRHEKTAQKRLTSKGATIAAVVIAFFWTIPTFGLFITSFRPGSDTQSTGWWTVFTDPSFTLENYRLALTSGGTALTLASSFLNSLAITIPVVLFALAIASLIAYAFAWIDFKGRNFFFIFIFALQIVPLQMALVPLLTLFSRGLTINEVTIFPGFDLRGVEHSFATVWIAHVIFAMPLAIFLLHNFIAEIPGEVIEAARVDGAGHGQIFFRLILPLAAPALASFAVLEFIWVWNDLLVATIFAPSSSLPLTQSLNSLSGTWGDQWFLQSAGTFISILVPLLVFFLLQRFFVRGLLAGATKG, from the coding sequence ATGACCATCGGAGTAGATGTCGTCGAGCCGATCGTCGATTCACGTTCGGCCCGCCAGGTCGAGCGCGACACGCGCCGGCACGAGAAGACGGCGCAGAAGCGCCTCACGTCCAAGGGCGCGACGATCGCGGCCGTCGTCATCGCGTTCTTCTGGACGATCCCGACGTTCGGCCTGTTCATCACGTCGTTCCGCCCCGGCTCCGACACGCAGTCGACCGGTTGGTGGACGGTGTTCACCGACCCCAGCTTCACGCTCGAGAACTACCGGCTCGCGCTGACCTCGGGCGGTACCGCCCTGACGCTGGCGTCGTCGTTCCTGAACTCGCTGGCGATCACGATCCCGGTGGTGCTGTTCGCCCTCGCGATCGCGTCGCTCATCGCCTACGCCTTCGCGTGGATCGACTTCAAGGGCCGCAACTTCTTCTTCATCTTCATCTTCGCGTTGCAGATCGTGCCGCTGCAGATGGCTCTCGTGCCGCTGCTGACGCTGTTCTCGCGCGGACTGACGATCAACGAGGTCACGATCTTCCCGGGCTTCGACCTTCGCGGGGTGGAGCACAGCTTCGCCACCGTGTGGATTGCGCACGTGATCTTCGCGATGCCCCTGGCGATCTTCCTGCTGCACAACTTCATCGCCGAGATCCCGGGTGAGGTCATCGAGGCGGCTCGCGTCGACGGCGCCGGACACGGGCAGATCTTCTTCCGCCTGATCCTGCCGCTCGCGGCTCCCGCTCTGGCGTCGTTCGCGGTGCTCGAGTTCATCTGGGTGTGGAACGACCTGCTGGTGGCGACGATCTTCGCGCCATCGTCCTCTCTGCCTCTGACGCAGTCGCTGAACTCGCTGTCGGGCACCTGGGGCGACCAGTGGTTCCTGCAGTCGGCCGGAACGTTCATCTCGATCCTCGTGCCGCTGCTGGTGTTCTTCCTGCTGCAGCGCTTCTTCGTGCGCGGCCTGCTGGCGGGTGCGACGAAGGGCTGA
- a CDS encoding DUF305 domain-containing protein: protein MTDDAPVARPAVRWAVVALIAVAVVAVAFAIGRFTAFGATAAPAHPSTTSADAGFARDMQVHHTQAVLMAMEIYRKTADDELRALSYDIATTQSGQRGEMYGWLVEWGLPQASDQPLMTWMEKSGEHSHGDTSALTQEQLLGEMGMATDAQLDRLRTLEGQPADCLFLELMIRHHQGAIPMAQAVIELGDEPRVAEVAGTIVSGQSAEIDAMRDIQSRLGCSA from the coding sequence ATGACCGACGACGCCCCGGTCGCACGCCCCGCGGTCCGGTGGGCCGTCGTCGCCCTCATCGCCGTGGCGGTCGTCGCCGTGGCCTTCGCGATCGGACGCTTCACGGCGTTCGGCGCGACGGCCGCGCCGGCGCACCCCTCGACGACCTCCGCCGACGCCGGCTTCGCCCGCGACATGCAGGTGCACCACACCCAGGCGGTGCTCATGGCCATGGAGATCTATCGCAAGACCGCCGACGACGAGCTGCGCGCCCTCTCGTACGACATCGCGACCACGCAGTCCGGTCAGCGGGGCGAGATGTACGGCTGGCTCGTCGAGTGGGGTCTGCCCCAAGCCTCGGACCAGCCGCTCATGACGTGGATGGAGAAGTCGGGCGAGCACAGCCACGGCGACACCTCCGCCCTCACGCAGGAGCAGCTGCTCGGCGAGATGGGCATGGCCACCGACGCGCAGCTCGACCGACTCCGCACCCTCGAGGGACAGCCCGCCGACTGCCTGTTCCTCGAGCTGATGATCCGCCACCACCAGGGCGCGATCCCCATGGCGCAGGCCGTCATCGAGCTGGGCGACGAGCCCCGCGTGGCCGAGGTGGCCGGCACGATCGTGAGCGGTCAGTCCGCCGAGATCGACGCGATGCGCGACATCCAGTCACGCCTCGGCTGCAGCGCCTGA